Below is a window of Paenibacillus bovis DNA.
GCCCTAAACCGTATCCCTGCTTTTCCCGGCGCAGAAGGTGGTGGCATGTATACGACAGGCGGACGCGGCGGCACCGTATATGAAGTTACCAATCTTGATGATTCCGGTCCCGGTTCTCTGCGCGATGCTGTATCCGCAGGCAATCGTACAATTATTTTCCGGGTGTCCGGCAATATCCATCTTCTATCCCCTCTCAAAATCAAGGGTTCCAATCTGACCATTGCCGGACAGACGGCCCCTGGAGACGGAATTGCCGTGCTGGATTATGATACGACAATCGACAGCGATAATGTAATTATCCGCTATATGCGCTTTCGTCTGGGTGATGCCCACCCGACCGAGAGTGATGCTTTTGGTCTGCGCAAGCACAAAAATATCATGATCGATCACTGTTCCTTTAGCAATTCGGTGGATGAAGTACTATCCCCTTACCAGAACGAGAATCTGACCGTGCAATGGTCGATCGCCTCCGAGAGTATGCTCATGTCCCATCATTCCAAGGGAAGGCATGGTTACGGCGGAATATGGGGTGGACGCAATGTAACCTTTCATCATAACCTGATTGCTCATAATGCCAGCCGCAATCCACGCTTTGCCAGCGATGCAGGGGATACGGTCGATTTTCGCAATAACATTATTTATAACTGGCAGTTCATGGCGACCTATGGCGGCGAGAATATTGCAGCCAATATGGTCGGCAATTATTACAAATACGGCCCGGACACCGCCCGCAGTGTACGCGGCATGATCCGTGATACACCGTCCGCTACCAGTCAGTGGTATATTGACGGCAACCATGTCGACGGCTATCCGGACATGACCGCGGATAACTGGCTTGCCATGCCGGATGCTCCTGCTGCCGCGCGATTGAGCGAACCGGTCGCTATGCCTTATCCAATTGCGGATGAGAGCGCAGAACAGGCCTATACATCGGTGCTGGCAGAAGCCGGAGCTACGCGGCCCAAGCGTGATTCTATCGATGCCCGTCTCATGAACGAGGTATCCCAGCGCAGCGGCAGAATGCTGAATTCGCCTGTCGAGGCAGGCGGCTATCCTGAGCTGCTGAGCATACCCGCTCCCGAGGATCGGGATCATGACGGCATGCCGGACACCTGGGAGATCCAGCACGGGCTGAATCCGGTTGATGCCTCGGACAGCTTGCTTATTGGTGCAGATGGATATACGCATCTGGAGAATTACCTGAACGAGCTGGCTGCCTCTGGCACATCTGTGAACCCGGCAGTCAATATACTTACCCCTGAGCCAAATCAGCTGATTCAGGCTGATCAACCGTTCACAGTAACAGCAGACGCCTATAATCCCGATAGCCGTATTGTCAGCGTCGATTTCTATTCCGGCGATAAGCAGCTTGGCCGGGATACGACTGCACCTTATGAATATCGCTGGCATAACGTACCGGAAGGTACGCATTATATTACTGCCCGTGCAACAGATGACACCGGCACAGCCACCAGCAGTTCAACGATTATCCTGCATGCAGTGGGGCCGGATACAGAAGAACCATGGACAACCGTCGATATTGGCAAAGTTGGTGTTCACGGTACTGCGACTGCTGCGGCAGATCATATGACCATACGCGGCAGCGGTCGTTATGGCGAAGGCGATTCGCTGAGTACCAGTCAGCGGCGAGATGACTTCTCCCTTACTTATCAACAGCTGAACGGTGATTTTGAAATGATCTCGCGGATCGATAATCAGTCACGGATCGATAACAATGCCCAAGCCGGCATGATGATCCGCAGTAGTCTGGAGCCTGATGCCCAAATGGCTGCACTAACCCAATCCACTGTCAAATATGGTCAGGCCGGACGATTTATCCATCGTCTGCACCCGGGAGACAAAGCAATCGACAAACAGACCGAGGACTTCCTCGCACCCGGTTATATGAAACTGGTGCGTACCGGTGATACGGTCTATGCTTTTCTCTCGCAATACGGAAAAGAGTGGATTCAGGCGGGGTCGGTGCAACTGCCTGGTATGCCGGACACTGTCTATGCAGGCTTTGCTGCGGATGCAGCAGCTATCGATAACGATATTCACAATTACAATACCGCGCAGTTTTCCGATATTTCGATTCGCAGGCTGGAGCATATGCCGTCCGTACCGGATAATGTGTACGGTACAGCCGTCAATAAAGGAATTCAGATTCGCTGGGCACCATCAGCTGAAGCAGATATGTATACTGTCGAGCGCGCTTTGATCGAGAATGGCCGCTATACAGTTATGGCTGACAAAGTAAAACAGACAGAATACACAGACCAGACTGCTGCTGTAGGACAGCTCTATTATTACCGGGTGACCGCTGTGAATACATCCAGCAGCAGTCTGCCTTCTGTACCGGTCTCTGCTGCGATAGCTTCCGACGAACCGATAACCGCTTACTGGGCACTCGATGATTTTGAACAGGACAAGGCCGGTTCTCCTCCAAGCGGTTATACTTTGGAACCTGCACATCCCGGTACAGACGAGTATCATGTGCTGATAGGTAATCTCCTCAATTCATCTGGTAATACAACTGCGCCTGGAAGGCAGGGACTGATCCTGAGCGATGCCGGTAAAGAAACGACCAGGATCACCAAGCGCTTTAAGGAACAGACCGGTACGGTTATACTTGATACCTATATTCAGCTAAGTGAAACGGCTTCCTATGACCGCATGCTGCAGTTGCTGAACACACCCGGCGGTTATGCTGCTGTCGCTATCAATGCCGGTCCAGAGGGCTTTTCCTACTATGCTTCTTCCAAAGAAGTGCGTCCGCTTGGCGATCAGATACCTCAGCCGGGACAGTGGTACCATATATTCGTTACCGCCGATATTGCGAGCCAGACAACCGATATTTATATAAACAACCAGCTGGTAGCCAAGAAAGCTCCATTTATGAACAAAGTCTCTACTATTGCTACCTTTACCGCCCAGACTCCCGAGCAGGATCAAGGCAATCTGAGTCTGGACAATCTCTCTATCCATTCTTTGGTCAAGCCCTGAAATACAGATTATGATCCGATCATGCCTATCAAGCACCTGCCGGAACGTATACGGCAGGTGCTTGACCTATGCAAAAAAAGGAAATCCGCTACCGGACTCCCTTTGATCAATTATTTATTAATCGCTCATGCCAAAATGCAGCAAATATAGCTTGCCATTTGTGAAGAACAGATAATCGTCCCATTCCAGTTCATAAAAGGAATCCGGGGTACTGGTTACTTTGAATACGGTTACCACATTGCCCTGATTGGACAACCCTTCTTTGAGAATATGTAAAAAATGGCGGCTCCCGTGCTCCTGATCAAAAGGCATGGCTCCCTGCTGGTCTACATCTGCACTGCGCCAGCGATAATAAAGCCAGCCAGGCAGCATTTGCAGCAAGTGATCTGGCCAATTCTGCAGCCGATCCAGACTCACCCGATCTGGTGTTAGCTGCATATAAGCGCAGACGCTCTCTACCAGCGTACCTGTTGCTGGAATCTCGTCCAGATCATAGTCGAGCGCACAATTATCCATCATATTCAGTTGGGCGACTCCCTGCAGGTAGCCCCGTATGTAATCCATTGTCAGCTTCATAGGCAATATCCTCTCCTGTCCATCCGTTCCATTACAATAATGATCTGACACCTTTTTTATTATGGCTATGTAATCCTAATAGTATTAATAACCTGATTCTCTTTATCAGAAGCGTCAGCTGCTCCATTATACTGCAAAACAGACGGAACAGGGTATATCATCCTGTGTAAATATTTATATGCAAGGGTAATATAAAAACAGGAAAATAGATGATAATAAAAGCTTGATAATATATTGTATACAACTTATATTTATGTTATAATAATATTGTAAACAATTTAATTTTAATAAATTAAATGTAAAGGGAACGGTGATTACTATGAGAATCCAATTAACCGAACTGGCAGACCAGAAACTAAAAGCAAGTCTTGGCGAACAAACTGGGATGTACAAATTGCTGTATGATACTGGTGAAGGATGTGGATGTGATGGTATTCCGGTGCTGCTCATTGTAGACCAGCAGGATGCCAATGATACCGTGATCGAGACCAATTCTCTGCCGATTCTGATTGATCGTCAGCATGAAATTTATTTTGAAGCCTCCATGTACCTGGATGCAGAACCGAACTTCACTTCCTTCAAATTACGCAGCGATTCCATGCTGTACAGCAGTAATGTCAAAATCAGAGATCTTCGCGGCATGGAAGTTCCAGCCGGCACAGCTTCCAACTCCTGTGCGCTTCGTTAATAAGAAATACCGAGTATCTATTATAATATAAAAGGCATCGGCATATCAGGGAACTTCCCTTTATGCTGATGCCTTTTTTTGTATAACAGCTGTTTGCTTATTTTGTGATAAATGGTATCGTCAAGCCTGCGTATGAACAGACGATTTTCATATCCAGCGCATAAAAGGTTTGTTCACAACCTGGATGCCATGCTGGCTCGCCCACTCACTCAATTGCTCCAAAGACAAATCTTCTTCCCCAACAAAAACAAAGCAATGACTGGGCGTTAAAATCCGGCGTCCATGTGACTGAATGCCAACTACCGGACGCTCATATCCTTTTAACCAAATCTGCTGAATACCGTTACTCCCAATCTTCCGATCACCTACCCGGATAGCTTCCTTGTCCAATTGTACCGAAAAAGGCTTTTGCAGACGGCGCCGAACCATAACCGCCAAGTATACGATCAGCAAGATAAGCATTGTCCACACCATATAGTACCAAGACAGACGATATTCCGGAAATGTCAGATTGCCCAATATACAGACCAGCAGCACCAGATTTAAAAGTATACCGATAAAATCCCTTGAACCCGAAGGACGTTTGGCTTGAAATGTATTCATAATAGCAGGTACCTCCTTGTTTGCAGATGATAGATTCTATGTAGTCTGCAATCTGTATTTAATCGTGTTTTAAAAGATATAGTTCATAACTGTGCGTTATACCGTCAGCACGGTTTTTATCATAGCCAGATACTCGCGCAGCATACTGACCGGAAGCTTTCTCAGCGGCGATGGACAGGAAATACCGGCATATTCGGTATAGCCGATCTGCCCGGCAATATAACGGGCACGATACATGTGATAATTGCTGGTCACGATAATAGCATGATAAGTGCCTGGTGCATAGTATCTATCTGTATCCATTACTTTCTGGCTGAATAGCAGATTCTCATATGTGCTGGTGGAGCGACTTTCCATCAGTATGGCTGTCGACGGAACGCCCTGCTTTAACAGGTAATCACGCATCGCTACAGCTTCAGGTATCGTCTCATCCTCTCCCTGACCACCGGAGACGATAATTTTGCTATTACGGTGCTGCTGCCAGTACATCAGGCCGGTCTCTACCCGTTTTTGCAGAGTGACAGGCAGCTGATTTCCATTTTTGAGACCGGAACCGAGGATAATAATATAATGGGAATGAGCCGATTTGCTATCGTCCCGCTCAAACTGCGACAATACCAGAGCTTCGCCAACTATAAAGGATAGCAAAAGCAGGCTGACGAGTATTATCAGCGTCCATCTGGTACGCGGATAGGTACGCCCTATTTTCATCAATCGGTGAAGCTTGTGAGGCGGGCTGGATCTGCTTTTCTTTTGCTTCATAATGCTATGTACTCTCCCTCAATGATACAAGCTCCGTTAGGATGAATGCGTTATGTCGTGGTAGATGGGTTATCATGCTGATAAGATCATATTTAGCTCTTTTCGATAGTAGTCTATCTGATGGCGCAGCTTCAGGACTGCCTGTAGAAGAGCAACTCTGTTGATAAGCCTTCTCTTTTTAGCGTACCATAACTATAGACATAGTTTCCATTTTTGCGCGGAAGTATCTATTTGATTCGAAACTGTCCATTGCTCACCGAATAAGGTCTCGACTATGAATTATATTTTTAACTATATTTTGTAACCGGTCTTTATCTCGTTCTCCACTGCTTACGTTCTACTCGCATGCTCTACTCTTTATTTTTTGTTCTTTATTTTTTCCTCTCCAATGTCAAAACAAACGCAATAAAGCTCTATACCTTAGTAAAAAGGTATGAGCTTTATTGAATGCCTGTGGTACCGTGAGTTTGTTAATAAACAGGATGCGTTTATACTTCCTTGCTTCTCTGTGCAACTGCTGTTATTCCTGCGGCCCAGCCAACTGTTCCAGTACCTGCAGCAGTTCACTGCCGGTACCCAGTTTGTATCCTTGCTGGACATATCGTATGTTCTGGTATTGATCCACGACCAGTACGATAGGACGCTGTTCACCACGGATCTGCTTCATGACTGTTTTCAACCCGGACAGGGTATTCAAATCCTGATCCACCAGCAGGTGCATCTGTTCAGGCAGTAGATCGGTTGCTATCCGCTCCTGTTCTTCCCCGGTTGAAGTCCAACCATATATGGGTCCCGCCCATGCCATCCATTTCTGCTGCTGTTCGGACAGTTCTCTCAGCAGATGCTTGGTCGGTTCACGCTCCGGCTCCAGCCAGGCGATAATGCAGCCTGCCGGATGAGCGACAGATTCGGCTTCGTCGCCAGACAGCTCCTTTTTCACCTGATCGGGCAAAGGAATGCTGATCAATGGGACCGTATGCTGTTCACTGCGAAACAGTAGCTCCACTTGCGCTGTCTGCTCCGGATACACATAGAAATGCGTAAATCGCCCTTCTACACTACCATCGCTGAGCCGTGTTCCTGTCGTCAATCGATAGGCTCCCGGTAATACATCATATGGCTTGTTACACATTTCCTTTTCCCCATAGGGAAAGTGCACTGTGCGATAGGCTCCATCTTCCAACCGCGCCAATGTAAAATTACGATAATAGCCTGCTTCTTCATCTATAGATGCTGCGGCGAGATGGAACACGACTTTTCCTTTACCAGCGGATGCAGACACCGATTCGGCAGTATGTTCCGATTGAATCGTCTGGATATCATTAGCGGCGTCTTCGGCAATACCGGCATTACGGTAACTGTCCGTCTCCTCTGCTTCACGGTACAGGACAAACTGTACTTCTATCCATTCACCCTGCTGCCAGTATTGAGGCTGCAGCTGCCGTGGTTCCAGTCGTGATGGAATACCGAGACTGCGGGCAGCTGCGACAAATACGATATCCTGATTCAGCGCATCCATCACTCCCAATCGATGAGCACCCGCTGGTGTCGCCATACCGGAATAACGATCTATCTGATTATATATGCGCAATTCTGTTTGCAGATCCGCTGCCAGCAGCTCCGGATTCCGGCGATAATCATCCTGCCTGGCTACAGGCCATAATGACTGAAAATAAGCCCGGTATTCGGACAGCATTTCAAAATGAATTCGTGGACACAATACATAACGGTTAAAACGGTCGGTCTCTGCCTCGTTCAGTGCGGCGGCATACCTATAACTGCTATTCAGATGATCTCGTAGAACAGGTCGAAATGTATCCTGCCAATCTTTGGGACGCATCGATTCCAGCAGACGCAGAGCAAGCAGTCGTTTTTTCGGTTCAGTTTCTTCTAGAAAAGCAGCCAGTTCCCGGCTGTTCCCTCTCGCTGTCTCCAGTATTGTCCAGATCCGGTCGGCAGGCAGCTGCCATTGGGCCGCCAGCTTATCAGACTGATCCCGGCTCACAAATCCAGCTTCGTAGGCAGTACGCGTCGCAATACCCTGCTGTACCAGCTGTTCGTGTTTTTGTTTATCCTCTAATGAGACTATCGGACCCTCATCGACTGGTGGAGCCGCAGGAGCTGTCATTTTCCAGTCTATACTGCCTTCTGTAAAGGAAGCTGAACCCAGTCTCACGGTAACTTCGGATTGATCCTTATGACACCATGTCTCGCCCCAGCGCTGTCCTGTACGCGCATGAATAAGCAGATCTCCATACCCTGTCGTCAGCTGCGCAAGACCATTACTGTCACTTTTCATCGTCGCCAGCGGAGAGAATTCGGCGGCATTATATAGCTGAAACTGTACTTCGGCAGAGACAGGCTCTCCCTGTTCATCTACCGTATAGACGGTAAGCGAATGAACTGGCGCATACCGCTCTAGCATATTGATCTCTGTATACCAAGGATGCCTGGAGCAGACTTCTTCCGGTCCGGTATAGTCTGCAGTGACCCGTGTATTGACCAGCATCGCCCGGCGTGCCGGCAGCCGGAACCATCCTTCGTCCAATACAGGCTCCGGTTCACAAGCACCAAGATAATGCCATTGTCCGTCTGCCCATGCTTCGACCCATGCATGATTGGAATCGCAATGTGCCCAGCGTGGTGTATAACACTGGCGTGCCGGAATACCGATACTCCGCAGCGCCGTTACGGCCAGTGTAGATTGCTCACCGCAGCGTCCCTGCGCTGTGCGCATAATCGTCAGCGGTGAGACCGTACGAATATCCGTCCCTACATAGGTCGCTCGTTCATGACACCAGTAATTCGTCTCCAGCACGGCCTGCGCCATCGGCAGATCACGGACCCGATCCGCCAGTTCACTATAAATGACTTGACGACTGTTATCGATATTCTCGTTATTTACCCGATAAGGCAGTACAAAGTGTGCAAAAATCTCATCCGGAATCGAAGCACCCCAGGGCATTTGACTGCGTACATGCAGCACATGCCGTACATGTCTTAGAAAGTACTCCCCTTCATAATCAGCCAGATCATGCAGCGGCATATATGCATATAAAAATCGCAGCAGCAGCTGCTCTTCCTCGGTCAGAGGCAGCTTGAATATACTGAATAAGTCCTGTTCTCTCCGAGCAGCCTGCTGTCTTTTCCATTCGAACTTGCGATTTACCTTGTCTAGGTCCAGTCCATAAGATGCAGTCACCGTCATGCAGATAAGCCTCCTTTATCAATAGGTACTATGGATATAATCATGTCATGTCAGTTATTCCATGAGCAGCTGATTGCCTAATATTCAGAAACGTGATTATACTCTGGATATGCTGGGTCTATCGGATTTGTAGCGCATACAATATACGGTCAAATGATAAACACGCATCATTCTGCTATCTACTCCTGCCACACCCATCCATCTTCACGAATACAGATTCGAGACTTCCCATCTGGTAGTACAGTCGCGATCTGGAACATACTGCTTGTCGCTTCGATATTCCATTGCCGTGTATGAACCGAGTGAAGCTTCAAATCTCCGATCTGCAGCAGCTCCTCCAGATTCGTACAGTAGCGATGATGTTCCAGAGCATACATCCGCTGTTTGTAATAAAGCACTCGTAGATCCCATTTAATCTGTTCCTTTTCCTGTTCGATTAGCAGTATATGCGGTGCCGCTACTGTCCGTAGCTCCTGTTCTGATCCGGAAGGCCTCGTTATATCCTCTCCGGCAAAAATCACATATCCCCACAATTCCGGATAATGCATATTCACTACTCCCTGCGGACTCCACACCCAATTGTCTTCCGGCAGCAGCTTGCCAGTTACAGGATCGCATCGCTTCACATATTGGCCGTTCACGATATCGATCTGCCATTCCACCCGAGAAAAATTCACCCGCCAGTACTCCCCTGGCAGCGGTGGACGTTTCTCAACAGCACATTCCTGTAGAATTCGCCAGGGCAACGCGATCTCGACCGACCACATTCGGTTAGTGGCTTCAGGATTATTCAGTTCACCATCCACATATACGGCAGTACGCAGACCACTGATATCCCAGCCATTAACAGCCGGGCCTTCATCACGATAAGGCTTAACCAGCAGCAGATCCCATACCGTATTCAGCGCGTTGATTTCAAATTCATAATATTGATGTGTGTCTCCATCCGGATCGATAAAAATCTCAAAATCATTATCCTGAAAAATCACCGAATCCCTTTCCTGCTGATTGGCCCAGATCTCGTTTTCTTCCAGCTCGGCTCCTATGTAAAAGTATTGATCATCCCAGAGCATTTTCACCCGGGTTCTTTTGGCAGGGAGCGGTCTGCGATCGCCTTCAATATCCACAAAATCTTCCGTCCATTCCGCGTTCTGCCAGAAAGTTTGATCCAGACGGCCTGTCCATTCACTGCTTCCTGATGCACGCTTGCATGAGTATATTTTGGGGTTAAAGATAATCTGCGGCTCGGGGACAGCGGATAATTTGCGCATTGTATTAACCTCCTCCGGGTTGGTTGTTGCGCCTGCATAGGATAACAGGCATATGGAATACTGCTTATTGTAGATAAGGATAGACAGAGGGTAAATATGGCATTTGTATGGTGGATAATATGTAGTATATGTTTAAGATTATGAATCTGTTGTTATAAGAATTATTACGTAATGTGTAATGTGTAATGTGTAATGTGTAATGTGTAAAAATAATGACCACTTTTAAAAAAGGATGAATCGCTTCTCTGATCAAAAGAAACGATTCATCTTTTTTAATGAAGATATTCGTTAGAGCCGTTTTACATTTGTTTCTTCTAAGCTCACTGTTTATAACCGTTTATCGATGATCTGTCTAGTTTGTTCACTATTCTGGTTTCTCTGCAGATCTTTGCGCAGCTGCCGCATCTGCTGGAATTCGTGTGATAGAATACTCATGCTGATCGCATCATGATACTCGTAATCATAATACAGCACTTCCCGCTGCACGCCTTCCCTGCGAAATCCGAGCTTTTCATAAGATCGAATTGCCCGTTCGTTAAATGAAAATACCGACAACTCCACCCGATGCAGGTTAATATTGCCAAAAGCGTAATCCAGCACGATTTCCATCGCTTCCGTACCGTATCCCTGACCGCAATTGGCTGATTCGAAGATCGCTATCCGGATATGTGCATTGCGATTGATACGATCAATATCCATCAGCGAGATTTCACCAATCGGCTGTTCTTCGGGCTTGAGTATAATCAGCAGATCGATCCGGCTGGAATCAGCGGCGCTTTCTTCGATAAACCGGGCTACGCCTTCACGTGTAAACAATCCGTGGGTTCCGGTCAAGCGGCGCATCTCTTCATTCAGCAATTTGGGATAATACATATCCAGATCGTCTGCTGTAAATGCGCGCAGATACAGACGTTCACTTTCAAGCACACGCTTATTCGTATGATTCACTTCTTTCAGCCCCTTTGTATGTATTTCGATGATTTTGCTCCCTGGTAATGCTTGCTTTTACAGACTATTAGATAGGCTACAATTTCCTTTTATATGGATAAATAAAAAAGAATTTCGTCCGCCGGTTTAGTATATCATATCGATCTGAACCGGCTCCATCCAGGCCCACCTGTACAGCAGCGCCGGAGCGATATACCAAAAAACTCTCTGCTATCTAAGCCAGAGAGTTTTTTCATTTCAGTAACAATGGTAAACGATCCGTACCGATCAGGCTTGAAGCTTGCTGATCAGCTGACGCAGCTGTTGATTGAGCGTCTGCAGTTCTTCACTCGATAATCCTGTTGCATCCAATAGTGAC
It encodes the following:
- a CDS encoding transglutaminase-like domain-containing protein, giving the protein MTVTASYGLDLDKVNRKFEWKRQQAARREQDLFSIFKLPLTEEEQLLLRFLYAYMPLHDLADYEGEYFLRHVRHVLHVRSQMPWGASIPDEIFAHFVLPYRVNNENIDNSRQVIYSELADRVRDLPMAQAVLETNYWCHERATYVGTDIRTVSPLTIMRTAQGRCGEQSTLAVTALRSIGIPARQCYTPRWAHCDSNHAWVEAWADGQWHYLGACEPEPVLDEGWFRLPARRAMLVNTRVTADYTGPEEVCSRHPWYTEINMLERYAPVHSLTVYTVDEQGEPVSAEVQFQLYNAAEFSPLATMKSDSNGLAQLTTGYGDLLIHARTGQRWGETWCHKDQSEVTVRLGSASFTEGSIDWKMTAPAAPPVDEGPIVSLEDKQKHEQLVQQGIATRTAYEAGFVSRDQSDKLAAQWQLPADRIWTILETARGNSRELAAFLEETEPKKRLLALRLLESMRPKDWQDTFRPVLRDHLNSSYRYAAALNEAETDRFNRYVLCPRIHFEMLSEYRAYFQSLWPVARQDDYRRNPELLAADLQTELRIYNQIDRYSGMATPAGAHRLGVMDALNQDIVFVAAARSLGIPSRLEPRQLQPQYWQQGEWIEVQFVLYREAEETDSYRNAGIAEDAANDIQTIQSEHTAESVSASAGKGKVVFHLAAASIDEEAGYYRNFTLARLEDGAYRTVHFPYGEKEMCNKPYDVLPGAYRLTTGTRLSDGSVEGRFTHFYVYPEQTAQVELLFRSEQHTVPLISIPLPDQVKKELSGDEAESVAHPAGCIIAWLEPEREPTKHLLRELSEQQQKWMAWAGPIYGWTSTGEEQERIATDLLPEQMHLLVDQDLNTLSGLKTVMKQIRGEQRPIVLVVDQYQNIRYVQQGYKLGTGSELLQVLEQLAGPQE
- a CDS encoding GNAT family N-acetyltransferase, yielding MNHTNKRVLESERLYLRAFTADDLDMYYPKLLNEEMRRLTGTHGLFTREGVARFIEESAADSSRIDLLIILKPEEQPIGEISLMDIDRINRNAHIRIAIFESANCGQGYGTEAMEIVLDYAFGNINLHRVELSVFSFNERAIRSYEKLGFRREGVQREVLYYDYEYHDAISMSILSHEFQQMRQLRKDLQRNQNSEQTRQIIDKRL
- a CDS encoding Ig-like domain-containing protein; the encoded protein is MNSIISCWTRSLLAAAVAIPLIIPVAAEAADTSPPADSVSVALNRIPAFPGAEGGGMYTTGGRGGTVYEVTNLDDSGPGSLRDAVSAGNRTIIFRVSGNIHLLSPLKIKGSNLTIAGQTAPGDGIAVLDYDTTIDSDNVIIRYMRFRLGDAHPTESDAFGLRKHKNIMIDHCSFSNSVDEVLSPYQNENLTVQWSIASESMLMSHHSKGRHGYGGIWGGRNVTFHHNLIAHNASRNPRFASDAGDTVDFRNNIIYNWQFMATYGGENIAANMVGNYYKYGPDTARSVRGMIRDTPSATSQWYIDGNHVDGYPDMTADNWLAMPDAPAAARLSEPVAMPYPIADESAEQAYTSVLAEAGATRPKRDSIDARLMNEVSQRSGRMLNSPVEAGGYPELLSIPAPEDRDHDGMPDTWEIQHGLNPVDASDSLLIGADGYTHLENYLNELAASGTSVNPAVNILTPEPNQLIQADQPFTVTADAYNPDSRIVSVDFYSGDKQLGRDTTAPYEYRWHNVPEGTHYITARATDDTGTATSSSTIILHAVGPDTEEPWTTVDIGKVGVHGTATAAADHMTIRGSGRYGEGDSLSTSQRRDDFSLTYQQLNGDFEMISRIDNQSRIDNNAQAGMMIRSSLEPDAQMAALTQSTVKYGQAGRFIHRLHPGDKAIDKQTEDFLAPGYMKLVRTGDTVYAFLSQYGKEWIQAGSVQLPGMPDTVYAGFAADAAAIDNDIHNYNTAQFSDISIRRLEHMPSVPDNVYGTAVNKGIQIRWAPSAEADMYTVERALIENGRYTVMADKVKQTEYTDQTAAVGQLYYYRVTAVNTSSSSLPSVPVSAAIASDEPITAYWALDDFEQDKAGSPPSGYTLEPAHPGTDEYHVLIGNLLNSSGNTTAPGRQGLILSDAGKETTRITKRFKEQTGTVILDTYIQLSETASYDRMLQLLNTPGGYAAVAINAGPEGFSYYASSKEVRPLGDQIPQPGQWYHIFVTADIASQTTDIYINNQLVAKKAPFMNKVSTIATFTAQTPEQDQGNLSLDNLSIHSLVKP
- a CDS encoding carbohydrate-binding family 9-like protein — encoded protein: MRKLSAVPEPQIIFNPKIYSCKRASGSSEWTGRLDQTFWQNAEWTEDFVDIEGDRRPLPAKRTRVKMLWDDQYFYIGAELEENEIWANQQERDSVIFQDNDFEIFIDPDGDTHQYYEFEINALNTVWDLLLVKPYRDEGPAVNGWDISGLRTAVYVDGELNNPEATNRMWSVEIALPWRILQECAVEKRPPLPGEYWRVNFSRVEWQIDIVNGQYVKRCDPVTGKLLPEDNWVWSPQGVVNMHYPELWGYVIFAGEDITRPSGSEQELRTVAAPHILLIEQEKEQIKWDLRVLYYKQRMYALEHHRYCTNLEELLQIGDLKLHSVHTRQWNIEATSSMFQIATVLPDGKSRICIREDGWVWQE
- a CDS encoding YdcF family protein, which codes for MKQKKSRSSPPHKLHRLMKIGRTYPRTRWTLIILVSLLLLSFIVGEALVLSQFERDDSKSAHSHYIIILGSGLKNGNQLPVTLQKRVETGLMYWQQHRNSKIIVSGGQGEDETIPEAVAMRDYLLKQGVPSTAILMESRSTSTYENLLFSQKVMDTDRYYAPGTYHAIIVTSNYHMYRARYIAGQIGYTEYAGISCPSPLRKLPVSMLREYLAMIKTVLTV
- a CDS encoding iron-sulfur cluster biosynthesis family protein yields the protein MRIQLTELADQKLKASLGEQTGMYKLLYDTGEGCGCDGIPVLLIVDQQDANDTVIETNSLPILIDRQHEIYFEASMYLDAEPNFTSFKLRSDSMLYSSNVKIRDLRGMEVPAGTASNSCALR